The proteins below are encoded in one region of Phycisphaerae bacterium:
- a CDS encoding DUF2238 domain-containing protein, producing the protein MRLSRAERILLAVNLLNLAVFAPLALRRGNDEFLIYAVVIVIIGGLVLWRQPRVRFSASLLVGLTVWAVLHMAGGILVVGSDVLYGLMVLPILDEPPILRYDQLVHAFGFGVATSMCYHVLRNYLHPEIDRWFALGCLVVLMGLGVGALNEIIEFGAVLALPQTGVGGYENTLLDLVFDLIGAIVAAAWIVTRERKRTRHAPAGEPTRAAD; encoded by the coding sequence ATGCGCTTGTCCCGAGCAGAGCGAATTCTCCTGGCCGTCAATCTTCTGAACCTTGCGGTTTTCGCGCCGCTGGCCTTGAGGCGCGGCAATGACGAATTCCTGATCTACGCCGTGGTGATCGTGATCATCGGCGGGCTGGTTCTGTGGCGGCAGCCGCGCGTTCGATTCAGTGCGTCGCTGCTCGTTGGACTGACCGTCTGGGCGGTCCTGCACATGGCCGGCGGGATTCTCGTCGTCGGGTCCGACGTGCTGTACGGACTGATGGTCCTGCCGATTCTCGATGAGCCCCCCATTCTCCGTTACGACCAGCTCGTGCACGCCTTCGGCTTCGGCGTCGCGACCAGCATGTGCTACCACGTCCTTCGCAACTATCTCCATCCGGAGATCGATCGGTGGTTCGCGCTTGGGTGCCTCGTCGTGCTCATGGGGCTTGGCGTCGGAGCGCTCAACGAGATCATCGAGTTCGGAGCGGTGCTCGCACTCCCGCAAACCGGCGTCGGCGGATACGAGAACACGTTGCTGGATCTTGTATTCGACTTGATCGGGGCGATTGTCGCGGCGGCTTGGATCGTCACCCGTGAGCGCAAGAGAACGCGGCACGCGCCGGCAGGGGAGCCGACACGTGCCGCGGATTAG
- the truD gene encoding tRNA pseudouridine(13) synthase TruD — MKLTYDENELPFLTAELPGIGGRTKRFNEDFLVEEIPLYLASGEGTHVYFTIEKGGMTTPAAIERIARALGRHPREIGYAGLKDAHGVTRQQLSLEHIDPDRVRKLGWDRLRVLDVARHTNKLKLGHLSGNRFDLRVREFAGSQSEADASAQAILSELTRRGVPNYFGAQRFGARGDNALIGRAAIIGDLAEAIGWVVGRPGPEDRGDVRVARELYDAGDFDSAARTWPNAFRDQIRICRTLVRRAGDYRGAWKSIPANLRRLFLSALQSALFNRVLAQRIFELDRLEAGDMAWKHANGACFRVIDPAQEQPRCVALEISPTGPLFGKRMTPTEGKAGEMESAVLSEAGLDVEQMRHPPPGDSMDGARRPLRVPMKNVQSNTGSDDRGPYVQVRFELPPGAYATVVTRELCKSEDAD; from the coding sequence ATGAAACTGACGTACGACGAAAACGAATTGCCTTTCCTCACCGCCGAGTTGCCCGGCATTGGAGGGCGAACCAAGCGCTTCAACGAGGATTTTCTCGTGGAGGAAATTCCGCTCTACCTGGCATCGGGCGAGGGCACACACGTCTATTTCACGATCGAGAAAGGGGGAATGACCACGCCCGCGGCCATCGAGCGCATCGCCAGGGCCCTGGGACGCCATCCGCGAGAGATCGGTTACGCGGGGCTCAAAGATGCGCACGGCGTTACCCGCCAGCAGCTCAGTCTGGAACACATCGATCCCGACCGTGTGCGGAAGCTCGGCTGGGATCGGCTCCGCGTTCTCGATGTCGCGCGGCACACGAACAAGCTGAAACTCGGTCACCTGTCTGGCAATCGGTTTGACCTGCGCGTTCGCGAATTCGCGGGCTCGCAAAGCGAAGCCGATGCGAGCGCGCAGGCGATTCTCTCCGAGCTGACCCGGCGAGGTGTTCCCAATTACTTCGGCGCCCAGCGTTTCGGCGCGCGCGGGGACAACGCGCTGATCGGGCGCGCCGCGATCATCGGGGATCTTGCGGAAGCGATCGGCTGGGTTGTCGGCCGTCCCGGTCCGGAGGATCGCGGCGACGTCCGAGTTGCCCGCGAGCTCTACGATGCCGGTGATTTCGACAGCGCCGCACGCACCTGGCCCAATGCCTTTCGGGACCAGATTCGCATCTGCCGGACGCTGGTTCGTCGCGCAGGAGACTACCGCGGCGCATGGAAGTCCATTCCCGCGAACCTTCGCCGCCTGTTTCTGTCGGCGCTGCAAAGCGCGTTGTTCAATCGCGTACTCGCTCAGCGCATTTTCGAGTTGGATCGGTTGGAAGCCGGCGACATGGCCTGGAAGCACGCCAACGGCGCCTGCTTCCGCGTGATCGATCCTGCGCAGGAACAGCCCCGCTGTGTGGCGCTGGAGATCTCCCCGACCGGTCCTCTCTTCGGAAAGCGAATGACCCCGACCGAGGGCAAAGCCGGTGAGATGGAATCAGCCGTACTGTCCGAGGCGGGATTGGATGTGGAGCAGATGCGCCATCCGCCGCCGGGTGATTCCATGGACGGCGCTCGTCGGCCATTACGCGTTCCAATGAAAAACGTGCAATCCAACACTGGTAGCGATGATCGGGGACCGTATGTTCAGGTTCGCTTTGAACTTCCCCCTGGTGCCTATGCCACCGTCGTGACACGTGAGTTGTGCAAGTCCGAAGACGCAGACTAA